The Impatiens glandulifera chromosome 3, dImpGla2.1, whole genome shotgun sequence genome contains a region encoding:
- the LOC124932974 gene encoding uncharacterized protein LOC124932974 produces MAEFNSPRYRSGAAEKEIKETLYAQQKLLKNISNDLEVEREAASSAASEALSMILKLQGEKAALMMEANQYKRLAEEKMCHAEEAIAIFEDIIYQKEMEIVSLEYQLQAYRYKLVSMGCNDIGVYESSFPEHLLQRNDRSGDNIGGDQGSLRRNSMPTFSSFKSFDQKRVLNDSSDLIPEIEEELEIFKDADDSVDDGENKSMDDVMVGNDMNMYWDQIQKLNQRLKGITGWGGDNPFASNSKGDQEQEQDQEQDHNRGKEQEQDHNWGKEREQEEERKEQPVSSVLRSISLAPIITNHKRTSPSKVHDVFEVPQSEGNEIPRTTGPLARMATENVKKMMNLHTGKRLLTRPTDISMLASDHPYSIEIGESQTSIQPPIRPTKVKGCKKCGHLGDFGGLMILKDIQEKVNSIQLDIRTLKDDHQNNRSSSSSTRSHDQPNLNNLSELMLHFWL; encoded by the exons atgGCAGAATTCAACAGCCCAAGGTACCGTTCTGGAGCAGCAGAAAAGGAGATAAAAGAAACCCTTTACGCCCAACAAAAGCTTCTCAAAAATATTTCCAATGATTTGGAAGTTGAAAGAGAAGCGGCTTCAAGCGCCGCGAGCGAAGCCCTTTCGATGATATTAAAACTTCAAGGAGAGAAAGCAGCCTTAATGATGGAGGCTAATCAATACAAAAGGTTAGCCGAAGAAAAAATGTGTCATGCAGAAGAAGCAATTGCCATTTTTGAAGATATCATTTATCAGAAAGAAATGGAGATTGTTTCTTTAGAATATCAACTTCAAGCTTACCGTTATAAACTCGTTAGCATGGGTTGTAATGATATCGGAGTATATGAATCCAGTTTTCCAGAACATCTGTTACAGAGAAACGACAGGTCTGGAGACAATATCGGAGGAGATCAGGGGAGTTTAAGAAGAAACTCAATGCCTACATTTTCTTCGTTCAAATCCTTCGACCAGAAAAGGGTTTTAAACGATTCTTCTGATTTGATCCCGGAAATAGAGGAGGAGTTAGAAATTTTTAAGGATGCAGATGATTCTGTCGACGACGGGGAAAACAAATCTATGGATGATGTTATGGTTGGAAACGACATGAACATGTATTGGGATCAAATTCAAAAGCTAAACCAACGATTAAAGGGAATAACAG GGTGGGGAGGAGACAACCCTTTTGCATCAAACTCAAAGGGAGatcaagaacaagaacaagaccAAGAACAAGATCACAATCGGGGaaaagaacaagaacaagatcACAATTGGGGAAAAGAAcgagaacaagaagaagaacgcAAAGAACAACCGGTTTCCTCTGTATTGCGTTCGATTTCTTTGGCACCAATTATAACTAACCATAAGCGCACATCTCCATCCAAAGTCCATGACGTGTTTGAAGTTCCACAGAGTGAAGGAAACGAAATACCAAGAACAACAGGACCCCTTGCGCGAATGGCAACTGAAAATGTAAAAAAGATGATGAATTTGCATACAGGTAAGAGGTTGTTAACAAGGCCAACCGACATTAGTATGTTGGCTTCGGATCATCCGTATTCGATAGAGATTGGTGAATCTCAAACTTCGATTCAGCCACCAATTAGACCTACCAAAGTTAAAGGGTGTAAAAAATGTGGTCATTTGGGTGATTTTGGAGggttgatgattttgaaggaCATACAAGAAAAAGTTAATTCAATCCAGTTAGATATTAGAACCTTAAAGGATGATCATCAGAATAATagatcatcatcttcttcaactaGATCACATGATCAACCCAACCTAAACAATCTAAGTGAG TTAATGCTACACTTTTGGCTGTGA
- the LOC124931659 gene encoding CDK-activating kinase assembly factor MAT1 isoform X1 gives MVVASGTTFAKEMTIRKRIASIFNKREDDFSSLKEFNDYLEEVEDMTFNLIEGINVPAIEAHIANYQIENAEQIMIAQARKAEEFAAALAASKGHIAQTDIDVSTSSQVGNETGTQPGQYAPAVAGGLQPRPTGVQPNLIGEMFGYDDDEETRKLRAERGGRAGGWSVELSKKRTLEEAMSSIWI, from the exons ATGGTGGTTGCTTCTGGAACTACCTTTGCCAAAGAGATGACCATCAGAAAACGGATAGCCAGCAT ATTTAATAAACGGGAAGACGATTTCTCATCTTTGAAAGAATTCAATGATTATTTGGAAGAAGTGGAGGATATGA CATTCAACTTGATTGAAGGAATCAATGTACCTGCAATCGAAGCACACATTGCAAATTACCAGATTGAAAATGCAGAACAAATAATGATTGCTCAAGCTCGTAAG GCTGAAGAATTTGCAGCAGCATTGGCTGCAAGCAAGGGACATATTGCACAAACTGATATTGATGTG TCAACCAGTTCTCAAGTAGGAAATGAGACTGGTACACAACCAGGGCAGTATGCTCCGGCAGTTGCTGGTGGATTACAGCCTCGACCCACTGGAGTGCAACCTAACCTAATTGGAGAGATGTTTGGAtacgatgatgatgaagagaCTAGGAAACTCCGGGCAGAAAGGGGCGGTAGGGCAGGAGGATGGAGCGTTGAGTTAAGCAAGAAGAGGACTCTTGAAGAGGCTATGAGTAGCATCTGGATTTGA
- the LOC124931632 gene encoding uncharacterized protein LOC124931632: MVQRMKRSDIDFRGAVTFSVGVSPKQEIEDSLEDRYGPLNKRSKSSSFSSDQMKMPVNEPSPSQYNPLDEPSPLGLRLRKTPSLLDLIQMRLSQGNVSTPAAAAAPSSQNKASIIKKDVKGANATGSLDKQKASNFPALLLRIGSWEYSSKFEGDLVAKCYFAKNKLVWEILDDGLKSKIEIQWSNILDLKAHCPDKGPGSLTVVLARQPLFFKESNPQPRKHTLWQTTTDFTDGQASSHRQHFLQFSTGVLNKHYEKLIKYDAQLDLLSRKLDIIIESPLFEKQTSCAVVSLDGSDTSSIQKTEATEDSSSSCLHDTASGSTESLSFKTDEPNSSGIVVSAENYSPILGNATQGQQQDSSAVDVSDWDKLKGIGVHRSMSITDLVNHIGHKISEKRVSSGNPMDSKKEVECDNILENLTQILMSDTHSIAPSDEKTLMSRINSFCCLLDDDPPNVPKPQEQATQQLEGGLPTDVAENKQAPGMSRRDSYGDLVFNLPRISSLPKFLFNIFESDDEDNSLW, translated from the exons ATGGTACAACGGATGAAGCGATCAGACATTGATTTCAGGGGAGCTGTAACATTTTCCGTCGGAGTCTCGCCTAAGCAGGAGATCGAAGATTCATTGGAAGATCGGTATGGGCCACTCAACAAGCGATCCAAGTCGTCTTCTTTTTCTTCTGATCAG ATGAAAATGCCGGTTAATGAGCCCTCACCTTCACAATACAACCCGCTTGATGAACCAAGTCCATTAGGATTGCGACTGAGGAAAACCCCTTCATTGTTAGATTTGATACAAATGAGGCTCTCCCAAGGCAATGTTTCTACTCccgctgctgctgctgctccATCAAGTCAAAACAAGGCATCTATAATAAAGAAGGATGTCAAAGGCGCGAATGCAACTGGTTCCTTAGACAAGCAAAAGGCCTCAAATTTCCCTGCTTTACTGCTGAGAATTGGAAGCTGGGAG TATTCTTCAAAATTTGAAGGTGATTTAGTTGCAAAATGTTATTTCGCAAAGAATAAGCTTGTGTGGGAGATCCTTGACGATGGTCTCAAGAGTAAGATAGAGATCCAGTGGTCGAACATTCTGGATTTGAAAGCACATTGCCCTGATAAGGGTCCTGGTTCCTTGACTGTTGTG CTGGCTAGGCAACCACTATTCTTCAAGGAGAGCAATCCACAGCCTAGAAAGCACACCTTATGGCAAACAACAACAGATTTTACCGATGGGCAGGCTAGTTCTCACAG GCAACATTTTCTGCAGTTCTCTACTGGAGTACTAAACAAACATTACGAAAAGTTGATAAAATATGACGCACAGTTGGACCTTTTGAGCCGGAAGCTAGATATTATTATAGAATCGccattatttgaaaaacaaactAGTTGTGCAGTGGTGAGTCTAGATGGATCAGATACTTCCAGCATTCAGAAGACGGAAGCTACTGAAGATTCGTCTAGCTCTTGTTTACATGATACTGCATCAGGATCTACTGAATCATTATCCTTTAAAACTGACGAACCAAATTCTTCTGGGATTGTGGTGTCTGCGGAAAATTACTCTCCCATTTTAG GGAATGCAACCCAAGGGCAACAGCAAGACTCTTCTGCAGTGGATGTCTCGGACTGGGATAAATTGAAAGGCATAGGAGTCCATCGATCAATGTCCATAACGGATCTAGTGAACCACATTGGACATAAGATCTCTGAAAAGAGGGTTTCATCAGGAAACCCCATGGACTCGAAGAAGGAAGTTGAATGTGATAACATTCTGGAGAACCTCACTCAGATCCTAATGAGCGACACACATTCCATAGCACCTTCTGATGAGAAAACCCTAATGTCAAGGATCAATTCATTTTGTTGTCTCTTGGATGATGACCCGCCTAATGTTCCCAAGCCTCAAGAACAGGCAACTCAGCAACTTGAGGGCGGTTTGCCCACTGATGTTGCTGAAAACAAACAGGCACCAGGTATGTCCAGGAGGGACTCATACGGCGATCTGGTTTTTAACCTTCCTAGGATATCATCTCTCCCTAAGTTCTTGTTCAATATATTTGAAAGTGATGATGAGGACAACAGTTTATGGTAG
- the LOC124929865 gene encoding putative leucine-rich repeat receptor-like serine/threonine-protein kinase At2g24130, producing the protein MGLFPSFSLIFLFLVEFTRGLSTDPIFQDRASLLSFMSGIVLDTRHNLNNWNSSGVQLCKWAGVKCDERGVRVVELDLSGRDLAGTISPAIGKLSSLTILDLSGNFLYGEIPPEIGSLSSLTQLSLSSNLLEGNVPIQLGNLDQLVYLSIGSNKLSGEIPEKLLCNGSSYLQYLDLSNNSLSGEIPLKNQCELKQLRFLLLWSNHLTGRFPKSLSNSTKLQWLDLESNFISGELPAEVIIKMPHLQFLYLSYNNFVSHNENDDLQPFFSSLTNSSNLQELELAGNNLGGEIPHVIGFLSSNLVEIHLDDNLIYGSIPPQISNLVNLTLLNLSSNFLNGTIPSEFRGMEKLERLYLSNNSLSGEIPSAFGEVLHLGLLDLSKNKLSGSIPDSFYNLSQLRRLLLHENQISGTIPPSLGKCINLEILDLSYNRISGQIPSELVVGLNNLKIYLNLSNNELEGSIPLELSKMDMVLSIDLSFNKLSGSIPPQIGSCIALEHLNLSNNMFQGSVPESVGRLPYLKELDISFNRLTGEIPSSLQTSSTLSKLNLSFNGFHGNVSNKGAFSKMGFDSFAGNPGLCGSIKLGLKRCKKRLRLRRALFLPVVVSLVFLLILCLLIGYHFVLKSKFSKRGFDNQDKQVEEEEPGEIKYPRISRRQLIEATNGFSSSNLIGSGRFGHVYKGILRDNTRIAVKVLDSTAKEISGSFRRECQVLKRTRHRNLVRILTICSRPDFKALVFPLMSNGSLENHLYPKFGVVRVLDLDLAQLVSICSDVAEGVAYLHHHSPVRVVHCDLKPSNILLDDDLTALVTDFGISRLVKGGEDKVNSLVDDLTSYGSTDGLLCGSVGYIAPEYGLGRKASIQGDVYSFGILILEIITGKRPTDVLFHEGLTMHDWVKGHYPHKLEPLVEEALKIRQGPCHNQITYDIETWRGVVLELIELGLMCTQYNSSTRPTMLDVAQEMMRLKLYFS; encoded by the exons ATGGGTCTTTTTCCTAGTTTTAGtcttatcttcttattcttAGTAGAATTCACGAGAGgattgtcaaccgatccaaTTTTTCAGGATCGGGCATCTCTCCTCTCGTTTATGTCTGGTATTGTTCTCGATACCagacataatttaaataattggaACTCCTCGGGAGTTCAATTATGCAAATGGGCCGGGGTAAAATGCGATGAGCGTGGAGTTCGAGTGGTGGAGCTTGATTTGAGTGGAAGAGACCTTGCCGGAACAATCTCTCCGGCGATCGGAAAACTTTCTTCTTTAACTATTCTCGATTTGTCCGGTAACTTCTTATATGGTGAAATCCCACCCGAGATTGGTTCTTTATCTTCACTAACGCAGCTAAGTCTTTCATCGAATCTTCTAGAAGGGAATGTTCCAATACAACTTGGAAATCTTGATCAATTGGTTTATCTTTCGATTGGAAGTAATAAACTAAGTGGGGAGATACCGGAGAAACTTTTATGCAATGGATCttcttatttacaatatttagatctttcaaataattcacttAGTGGAGAAATACCATTGAAGAATCAATGTGAGCTTAAACAGTtaaggtttcttcttctttggtCTAATCATCTCACCGGTCGATTTCCAAAATCACTTTCGAATTCGACGAAATTACAATGGCTTGATTTGGAATCGAATTTCATCTCCGGCGAGTTACCGGCCGAAGTTATTATCAAGATGCCACATTTACAGTTCTTATATCTTTCATACAATAACTTCGTAAGCCACAACGAAAACGATGATCTCCAACCGTTTTTCTCTTCTTTAACTAATTCTTCAAATCTTCAAGAACTCGAATTGGCGGGAAACAATCTCGGGGGTGAGATTCCTCATGTTATAGGATTTCTCTCATCGAATCTTGTCGAGATTCATCTTGACGACAATCTAATCTACGGCTCGATTCCTCCTCAAATATCGAACCTTGTTAATCTCACCCTGTTGAATTTATCGAGCAATTTCTTAAACGGAACAATCCCATCTGAATTCCGGGGAATGGAGAAGCTTGAAAGACTTTACTTGTCGAATAATTCATTATCCGGTGAGATTCCTTCGGCTTTTGGTGAAGTTCTTCATCTGGGTCTTCTTGATTTATCGAAGAACAAGCTTTCGGGTTCAATCCCAGATAGTTTCTACAATCTTTCTCAATTAAGGAGATTATTGCTTCATGAAAATCAGATTTCTGGAACAATACCACCAAGTTTGGGAAAATGTATTAACTTGGAGATTCTTGATCTTAGCTACAATAGAATTTCAGGTCAAATACCAAGTGAATTAGTTGTTGGATTGAACAACTTGAAGATATATTTGAATCTATCCAACAATGAACTTGAAGGTTCTATACCATTGGAGCTAAGTAAAATGGATATGGTTCTTTCGATTGATTTATCGTTTAATAAACTATCTGGATCAATCCCACCTCAGATTGGAAGTTGCATTGCGTTGGAACATTTAAATTTGTCGAATAATATGTTTCAAGGTTCTGTTCCTGAATCGGTAGGTCGACTTCCTTACCTTAAGGAGCTCGATATATCCTTTAACCGGTTAACAGGGGAAATACCGTCGTCTCTTCAAACATCCTCTACTCTTAGTAAACTAAATCTTTCCTTTAATGGTTTCCATGGGAATGTTTCGAATAAGGGAGCTTTTTCGAAGATGGGGTTTGATTCCTTTGCGGGTAATCCTGGGTTATGTGGATCCATCAAATTAGGATTGAAAAGATGTAAGAAGAGATTGAGACTTCGTCGTGCTCTGTTTTTACCGGTTGTAGTCTCACTTGTGTTTTTACTTATATTGTGTTTGCTAATCGGCTACCATTTTGTACTAAAGTCGAAGTTTAGTAAACGAGGATTCGATAATCAAGACAAGcaagtagaagaagaagaaccggGGGAGATTAAATACCCGAGAATCTCACGTAGACAACTTATCGAAGCGACTAACGGTTTTAGCAGCTCGAACCTGATCGGTTCGGGTAGATTTGGTCACGTTTATAAGGGAATTCTGAGAGACAACACGAGAATAGCGGTGAAGGTGTTGGATTCGACTGCGAAAGAGATTTCGGGGAGTTTTCGAAGAGAATGTCAAGTTCTTAAGAGGACAAGGCATAGGAATTTGGTGAGAATTCTCACAATTTGCAGCAGGCCGGATTTCAAAGCTTTGGTTTTTCCTTTAATGTCGAATGGAAGCCTCGAGAACCATTTGTACCCGAAATTCGGGGTGGTTCGAGTGTTGGACTTGGACTTGGCTCAATTGGTTAGCATTTGTAGTGATGTTGCTGAAGGGGTGGCCTATTTGCATCATCATTCTCCGGTTAGAGTCGTTCATTGTGATCTTAAACCGAGCAACATTCTTCTCGACGATGATTTGACAGCTTTGGTAACCGATTTCGGTATTTCGAGGTTGGTTAAAGGTGGTGAAGATAAGGTTAATTCTTTAGTGGATGACTTGACTTCTTATGGCTCTACCGATGGCCTGCTTTGTGGTTCGGTTGGCTACATTGCACCAG AGTATGGCTTGGGGAGGAAGGCATCTATACAAGGCGATGTATATAGTTTTGGAATTCTTATTCTCGAGATAATAACGGGGAAAAGGCCAACCGATGTTCTTTTTCACGAAGGCCTAACAATGCATGATTGGGTGAAGGGTCACTACCCTCATAAGCTCGAGCCTTTGGTGGAAGAAGCACTCAAAATTAGGCAGGGTCCATGTCACAATCAAATTACATATGACATCGAGACGTGGCGTGGAGTCGTGTTGGAGTTGATTGAGCTCGGTTTGATGTGCACGCAATATAACTCTTCAACGAGACCAACTATGTTAGACGTGGCTCAAGAAATGATGCGGTTGAAACTCTATTTTTcgtaa
- the LOC124931659 gene encoding CDK-activating kinase assembly factor MAT1 isoform X2 translates to MVVASGTTFAKEMTIRKRIASIFNKREDDFSSLKEFNDYLEEVEDMRINVPAIEAHIANYQIENAEQIMIAQARKAEEFAAALAASKGHIAQTDIDVSTSSQVGNETGTQPGQYAPAVAGGLQPRPTGVQPNLIGEMFGYDDDEETRKLRAERGGRAGGWSVELSKKRTLEEAMSSIWI, encoded by the exons ATGGTGGTTGCTTCTGGAACTACCTTTGCCAAAGAGATGACCATCAGAAAACGGATAGCCAGCAT ATTTAATAAACGGGAAGACGATTTCTCATCTTTGAAAGAATTCAATGATTATTTGGAAGAAGTGGAGGATATGA GAATCAATGTACCTGCAATCGAAGCACACATTGCAAATTACCAGATTGAAAATGCAGAACAAATAATGATTGCTCAAGCTCGTAAG GCTGAAGAATTTGCAGCAGCATTGGCTGCAAGCAAGGGACATATTGCACAAACTGATATTGATGTG TCAACCAGTTCTCAAGTAGGAAATGAGACTGGTACACAACCAGGGCAGTATGCTCCGGCAGTTGCTGGTGGATTACAGCCTCGACCCACTGGAGTGCAACCTAACCTAATTGGAGAGATGTTTGGAtacgatgatgatgaagagaCTAGGAAACTCCGGGCAGAAAGGGGCGGTAGGGCAGGAGGATGGAGCGTTGAGTTAAGCAAGAAGAGGACTCTTGAAGAGGCTATGAGTAGCATCTGGATTTGA